The genome window TTCGCCGCCCCGCCGCGCTGGCGGCCCTTTGCCTGGCGGTCTGCCTGTGCCTGGCCGGTTGCAGCCTGTCCTCGGGCGCCGGCCTGCCTTACGCGTCCGCATCATCCTCCCCGTCCAGCGCCGCGTCCTCCCCTGCCCCCGTACCGGCGGCCGAGGGCGCGCTTACCCTGCACTTTTTTGACGTGGGCCAGGGCGATGCCACCCTGGTCACCACCCCGGCCGGGGAGAACATCCTTATCGACGGGGGGCCGCGGGCCAGCGGCCAGGCCCTTTGCGGCTATCTGGACGCGCTGGGCATACGCCGCCTGGACCGGGTGATCGCCACCCATCCCCACGAGGATCACATCGGCGGCTTGGTCGCGGTCATCCCCCGCTACGAGATCGGGGAGGTGGTCATGCCCTACTACCCGGCCACCACCAAGGTCTATCGGGACCTGCTCACCGCCATCGACCAAAAGGGGCTGAGCATCACCCCCGCCGCCCAGGGCATGGCATTGGGGCTGGACAGTCAAAGCGCCTGGCAGGTGCTTTGGCCCCCGGAGGACGCCGAATCTGCCGCCGGGGATAACCCCAATAACGCCAGCGTGGTGCTGCGCATCACCTTTGGGCAGGACGCCGTGCTGCTCACCGGCGATGCGGAAAAGGAGGTGGAGGCTCAGCTGCCCGGCGAGCTTGCCAGCGGCCTGCTTAAAGTGGGGCACCACGGCAGTTCCACCTCCACCAGCGCGGCCTTCCTTAAAAAGGTGGCCCCGGGTTTTGCCGTCATCATGGTGGGGCAGGATAACAGCTATAACCACCCCAACGCCAAGGTGGTGCAGCGCCTTACGCAGGCCGGCGCGCAGGTGCTGCGCACCGATGAGGCGGGCACCATCACCCTGCAAAGCCAAGGCCAGGGTTGGCAACGGATAGAGGATTAAGGAGGATCGGCCCATGCAATACGCCATTATCGACCGTTTTGAAGGGGACATGGCTGTCCTTGAGATGCCGGACGGCGCTATGCGCGACCTGCCCCGGGCGGCCCTGCCCCAGGGCGCCCGGGCCGGGGACGCCCTGCGCCTGGATGAGGCGGGCAACCCTATAGCCCTGGATCCCGAGGAGACCCGCCGCCGCCAGGCCGAGGTGCGCGCCCTGATGGACAAGCTCTTCCGCCGGGGCTAAAGCCCTTTTAATCGCATAGACGTTATGAATTGAAGCCCAGCTCCCAGTCCCGGAGCCGGGCTTTCTTCTTCCCCTTGCCTCTCCTCCCGGGGCTAAAGCCCTTTTAACCGCACAGGCATTATTATTTGAAGCCCAGCTCCCATTCCCGAAGCTGGGCTTTCTTCTTCCCCTTGCCTCTTCTCCCGGGGCTATCGCCCACCTAACCGCACACACGTTTTTATCGAAGCCCAGCTCCCACTCCCAGCGCCGGGCTTTCTCCTTTTCCCCCTTGCCTCCCTCGGCGGAGGGAGGTGGCAGGCGCAGCCTGACGGAGGGAGCGCCGTCCCCCTCCCATTGCATAAGTTTCATATAAAATTCAGCCCACATCAGCCCGTCATTCAGCGCCCGGCCCGTGGTCGGGCGAAAAATCTCTCGCCCACCTCTCGCCAACGCCTATCCACTCCCCCGGGGTTATCACCCTTTTAACCGCACACACGTTTTTTATCAAAGCCCAGCTCCCACTCCCAGAGCCGGACTTCCTCTTCCCCTTGCCTCCCTCGGCGCAGGGAGGTGGCAGGCGCAGCCTGACGGAGGGAGCGTTGTCCCGCCCCATCCGCATAGGCTACGTTATAAAATTCAGCCCACGCCAGCCTATCATTCTTCGCCCGGCCCGTGGTCGGGCGCAAAATCTCTCGCCAACGCCTATCCACTCCCCGGGGCTAAAGCCCTCTTAATCGCATAGACGTTATGAATTGAAGCCCAGCTCACATTCCTGAAGCCGGGCTTTCTCTTCCCCCTTGCCTCCCTCGGCGGAGGGAGGTGGCAGGCGCAGTCTGACGGAGGGAGCGTTGTCCCGCCCCATCCGCATAGGCTACGTTATAAAAATTCGCCTCGTGCTAGCCTGTCATTCAGAGCGTGGCACACCGCGCGAAGAATCTATTGCTTCCCTCCCGCTCGTGCCTTTCCACACCCCCGGGGTTATCACCCTTTTAACCGCACACACGTTTTTTATCAAAGCCCAGCTCCCACTCCCAGCGCCGGGCTTTCTCCTTCCCCTTGCCTCCCTCGGCGCAGGGAGGTGGCAGGCGCAGCCTGACGGAGGGAGCGCCGTCCCCCTCCC of Luoshenia tenuis contains these proteins:
- a CDS encoding ComEC/Rec2 family competence protein; this encodes MRSRFRRPAALAALCLAVCLCLAGCSLSSGAGLPYASASSSPSSAASSPAPVPAAEGALTLHFFDVGQGDATLVTTPAGENILIDGGPRASGQALCGYLDALGIRRLDRVIATHPHEDHIGGLVAVIPRYEIGEVVMPYYPATTKVYRDLLTAIDQKGLSITPAAQGMALGLDSQSAWQVLWPPEDAESAAGDNPNNASVVLRITFGQDAVLLTGDAEKEVEAQLPGELASGLLKVGHHGSSTSTSAAFLKKVAPGFAVIMVGQDNSYNHPNAKVVQRLTQAGAQVLRTDEAGTITLQSQGQGWQRIED
- a CDS encoding DUF3006 domain-containing protein, with translation MQYAIIDRFEGDMAVLEMPDGAMRDLPRAALPQGARAGDALRLDEAGNPIALDPEETRRRQAEVRALMDKLFRRG